The Lactobacillus sp. ESL0680 genome has a segment encoding these proteins:
- a CDS encoding DEAD/DEAH box helicase, giving the protein MNKPLQDAILNGLYDADYPGHELLSPKLLRNTKTDKIWLTLRQELLTCRNFTWAVAFVTQDMLVPFKVVMADLAIKGVSGTIITGDYLAFNNPQVFRELMKIPNLTVKIAANNGFHAKGYLFDHDEWQTLVIGSANFTRAALLSNYEWALKVSSRENAALTKQLAAQIQQLEETSVSLTAEWLQEYEANWVKPVSRVLPKPKTASPITPNQMQTAALKELKALVDTGQKRGLVVSATGTGKTYLGAFAVKDFAPHKFLYVVHREQIAKKALESFYQVIGGERSNYGLLTGHKHQLNCQYVFATVQTLSQPDMLASLSQDEFDYILIDEAHRAAAPSYQRVLDYFTPQFWLGMTATPERMDDQDVYQLFDYNLAYEIRLRDALEEKMLAPFHYVGVEDYEVDGESIDETTNLRNLVAPKRVDYVLEQLNYYGYCGTKARGLVFCSRQEEARELAQLFTARGHSAVALTNEDSEVRRAEVVAQLESGQIEYIVTVDLFNEGIDIPSLNQIVMLRNTQSSIVFIQQLGRGLRKYPGKDYVTVIDFIGNYKNNYLIPIALNQDASRSQDKAREESTLPGLIDVSTINFSRIASDKILASLDQIKLDSLKELRQSYNDLQEKIGRPPLLFDFYQYGSTSPLVFANNHSLQHYGQFLSKMGEPVELNKYENAVLSFMTKELLNGKRPHELCLLQLLLAKGQVSQDEYEQELRQNHAYVDRAVLTSVEAILSLSFFDIKQGKTTKKAQYGDQALIMHPNLLDYRLSPQLQQALEANAVFKKLFVDVVKTGLALNKQYDNQQQFTLYQQYDRKDVCRLLNWPKDVSAPMYGYRVEEKETPIFITYQKDSADKRNAVYDNTLEDGRSLRWYTRSPRHLESDEVQRLLNSPQMKLHLFVKKSDAIGKQFFYLGEADIQKETVEEELLGPKKKAAVGMNLLLKHPLEARMYELLFAE; this is encoded by the coding sequence ATGAACAAACCACTGCAAGATGCAATTTTGAATGGCTTATATGATGCCGATTATCCGGGGCATGAATTACTTAGTCCAAAATTGTTGAGAAATACAAAAACCGATAAAATTTGGCTGACTTTACGCCAAGAGCTATTGACGTGCCGTAATTTTACCTGGGCCGTCGCTTTTGTCACTCAAGATATGCTGGTGCCCTTTAAGGTAGTGATGGCTGACTTAGCAATTAAAGGTGTCAGCGGGACAATTATTACGGGTGACTATTTGGCATTTAATAATCCGCAAGTGTTCCGTGAATTAATGAAAATTCCTAATTTAACAGTTAAAATTGCCGCAAACAATGGCTTTCATGCCAAGGGTTACCTGTTTGACCATGATGAATGGCAGACATTAGTAATTGGCAGTGCTAACTTCACTAGAGCAGCCTTACTTAGTAATTATGAGTGGGCCTTAAAAGTTAGTTCGCGTGAAAATGCGGCCTTAACCAAGCAACTGGCCGCACAAATTCAGCAACTAGAAGAAACAAGTGTGTCGTTAACTGCAGAATGGCTTCAAGAATATGAGGCAAATTGGGTAAAACCTGTAAGCAGAGTATTGCCTAAGCCCAAAACAGCATCCCCAATTACCCCTAACCAAATGCAGACTGCTGCCTTAAAAGAACTAAAGGCGCTAGTTGACACTGGGCAAAAGCGCGGGTTAGTTGTTTCGGCAACAGGAACAGGAAAAACGTATCTTGGTGCCTTTGCCGTAAAGGATTTTGCACCACACAAGTTCTTATACGTTGTGCATCGCGAGCAGATTGCTAAAAAGGCCTTAGAAAGTTTTTACCAAGTAATTGGCGGTGAGCGTAGTAATTATGGCTTGTTAACTGGTCACAAGCATCAGCTTAACTGCCAGTATGTTTTTGCGACTGTGCAAACCCTGAGTCAGCCGGATATGCTTGCTAGTCTCTCTCAAGATGAATTTGATTATATTTTAATTGATGAAGCCCACCGGGCTGCTGCGCCTAGTTATCAGCGCGTGCTTGATTATTTCACGCCGCAATTTTGGCTGGGGATGACAGCAACGCCTGAGCGAATGGATGACCAGGATGTCTACCAACTGTTTGATTATAATTTGGCCTATGAGATTAGACTGCGGGATGCCTTAGAAGAAAAAATGCTGGCACCATTTCATTACGTTGGGGTGGAAGATTATGAGGTTGATGGCGAAAGTATCGACGAAACGACTAATTTGCGTAATTTGGTAGCACCTAAACGAGTTGACTATGTGTTAGAGCAGCTTAATTATTATGGTTATTGCGGGACAAAAGCCCGCGGCTTAGTTTTTTGCAGCCGTCAGGAAGAAGCACGTGAATTAGCCCAATTGTTTACTGCACGCGGTCATTCAGCAGTTGCTTTGACTAATGAAGACAGCGAAGTTAGGCGGGCAGAAGTGGTTGCCCAGCTTGAAAGCGGCCAAATCGAATACATTGTAACTGTTGACTTGTTTAACGAGGGAATTGATATTCCTTCACTTAACCAGATTGTGATGTTGCGTAATACCCAGTCAAGCATTGTCTTTATTCAGCAGTTAGGACGGGGACTGAGGAAATATCCTGGGAAAGATTACGTTACAGTAATTGATTTTATCGGTAATTATAAAAATAATTATTTGATTCCGATTGCGCTGAATCAAGATGCTAGCCGCAGTCAAGATAAGGCACGAGAAGAGAGCACATTGCCGGGACTAATTGATGTGTCAACGATTAACTTTAGCCGGATTGCTTCGGATAAAATTTTGGCATCACTTGACCAGATTAAACTTGATAGTCTGAAGGAATTGCGACAGTCCTACAATGATTTGCAAGAAAAAATTGGCCGGCCGCCGCTATTGTTTGATTTTTATCAGTATGGTTCAACTTCACCGCTGGTCTTTGCTAACAATCATAGTTTGCAGCACTACGGGCAGTTTTTAAGTAAAATGGGCGAGCCGGTTGAACTTAATAAGTATGAAAATGCAGTCTTATCATTTATGACCAAGGAGTTATTGAACGGCAAAAGACCACACGAACTCTGTTTGCTACAATTATTGCTGGCAAAAGGACAAGTCAGTCAAGACGAATATGAGCAGGAATTGCGTCAAAATCATGCTTATGTCGATCGTGCGGTATTAACTTCAGTTGAGGCAATTTTGTCATTGTCCTTTTTCGATATTAAGCAAGGAAAAACTACCAAAAAGGCGCAGTATGGTGACCAAGCATTAATCATGCACCCGAATTTATTGGATTATCGCTTGTCACCGCAATTGCAGCAGGCACTAGAAGCAAATGCGGTGTTTAAGAAATTGTTCGTTGATGTGGTTAAGACTGGGCTAGCCCTTAACAAGCAGTATGATAACCAACAGCAATTTACGCTTTATCAGCAGTATGACCGTAAGGACGTTTGCCGTCTGCTTAATTGGCCCAAGGACGTGTCGGCGCCAATGTATGGTTATCGGGTAGAAGAAAAAGAGACGCCAATTTTTATCACTTACCAAAAGGATTCGGCTGATAAGCGCAACGCAGTTTATGATAATACGCTAGAAGATGGTCGGAGTTTGCGCTGGTATACTCGTTCGCCGCGCCACCTTGAGTCGGATGAAGTGCAGCGTCTGCTTAATTCACCGCAGATGAAGCTGCACTTGTTTGTGAAGAAGAGCGATGCAATCGGCAAGCAGTTTTTCTATTTAGGTGAGGCCGATATTCAAAAGGAAACAGTGGAAGAGGAATTGCTGGGGCCGAAAAAGAAGGCAGCAGTGGGGATGAATCTCTTATTGAAGCACCCACTTGAAGCTAGAATGTATGAATTATTATTTGCGGAATAA
- a CDS encoding serine hydrolase domain-containing protein, which yields MGLTALLATSAVQTEAASSTSSQNDMYTFVRNTLQQHHMRGSVAVIKNGQVQPISYGYAWYGKRIGNGDDSVVYPTASLQKVITGAMIIQLINENLHTDNAFSQYTKISRWYPNLKNADQISVGNLLTHTSGITVTNTEINRGYNYSENNAVNWIVNKINSSPSAPVGTYKYNNANYILLVGIIRQLTGQSYEANFQNRIVNKLGLKSTYLYQNIPSGMTDPISYYSNGGKNYQNSSYVKRSLASQIPGAGNLFSTPEEYYKIQVGLTDGTILNKDDFNYLTHLNSKITDYSGGMYLKNNDSLKLAYGSLSGNHFGTWVQLTTDNQNGIVMFLNQTDDNENDEKDVGYAILQHLKPNTFVSR from the coding sequence TTGGGCTTAACCGCACTATTAGCTACCAGCGCTGTCCAAACTGAAGCAGCGTCTAGCACTAGCAGTCAAAATGACATGTACACTTTTGTAAGAAATACACTGCAGCAGCACCACATGCGCGGTAGTGTTGCCGTCATCAAAAACGGACAGGTGCAGCCAATTAGTTATGGTTATGCCTGGTACGGCAAACGCATTGGCAATGGCGACGACAGCGTTGTTTATCCAACTGCATCCCTGCAAAAAGTAATCACTGGCGCAATGATTATCCAGCTAATCAACGAAAATTTACATACCGACAATGCCTTTTCGCAATATACCAAAATTTCTCGCTGGTACCCTAATCTGAAAAACGCCGACCAAATTTCCGTCGGTAACCTGTTAACTCATACTTCCGGAATTACTGTCACCAATACCGAAATTAACCGCGGTTATAATTATTCCGAAAATAACGCCGTTAATTGGATCGTTAACAAGATTAACAGTTCACCTTCGGCACCAGTTGGAACTTACAAGTACAATAATGCCAACTACATCCTGCTGGTCGGCATTATCCGGCAACTAACCGGTCAATCTTATGAAGCAAACTTCCAGAATCGGATTGTTAACAAGCTCGGCCTCAAAAGCACCTACTTGTACCAAAACATTCCCAGTGGCATGACCGATCCAATTTCATATTATTCCAACGGCGGAAAAAATTACCAAAATTCTTCTTATGTTAAACGGTCCCTCGCTTCTCAAATTCCTGGTGCCGGCAATCTATTCTCAACGCCAGAAGAATATTACAAGATTCAGGTTGGTTTAACCGACGGTACCATCCTCAATAAGGACGACTTCAATTACCTCACCCACTTAAATAGTAAGATAACTGATTATTCCGGCGGCATGTATCTCAAAAATAATGATTCGCTAAAATTGGCCTATGGCAGTCTTAGCGGTAATCACTTCGGCACTTGGGTACAACTGACAACTGATAATCAAAACGGAATTGTCATGTTCCTTAACCAAACTGATGACAACGAAAACGACGAAAAAGATGTTGGTTATGCCATTCTGCAGCATCTTAAGCCAAACACATTTGTTTCCAGATAA
- a CDS encoding peptide deformylase: MAAKKIIRDTLFLKQKAEEATKEDYQTAIDLRDTLIAERESAAGLAANMIGVNKKIIAFYMGDLPIVMINPQIIAKSGRYLTEEGCLSLFGLRKTERYQSITVEYQNLNFQMQKQTFTGFVAETIQHEVDHCAGILI; the protein is encoded by the coding sequence ATGGCAGCTAAGAAAATCATTCGTGACACCTTATTTTTAAAGCAAAAAGCGGAAGAAGCAACCAAAGAAGATTACCAAACTGCAATTGATTTGCGCGATACATTAATTGCTGAGCGTGAGTCGGCTGCCGGACTTGCAGCTAATATGATTGGCGTCAATAAAAAGATTATTGCCTTCTATATGGGAGATTTGCCGATTGTGATGATTAATCCGCAGATAATTGCTAAAAGCGGGCGGTATTTGACAGAAGAAGGCTGTCTTTCCTTATTTGGTTTGCGGAAGACGGAACGTTATCAGTCAATAACGGTTGAATATCAGAATTTAAATTTCCAGATGCAGAAGCAAACTTTTACTGGTTTTGTTGCAGAAACTATCCAACATGAAGTGGATCATTGTGCAGGAATCCTGATTTAA